One segment of Nocardioides sp. QY071 DNA contains the following:
- the ftsY gene encoding signal recognition particle-docking protein FtsY codes for MQEWLYLVIGIAVVGVLAIAGFVGTRVRRTPKAPEARTDVIAPPATPSGTEAPPADAAVEAPQVEAPEEPAAPALETPEKPASRLVRLRQRLAGSNALGRGLLGLLSREKLDEDTWEAIEDLLLAADIGVAPTQELVERLRTRLRVEGGQAPDARTVLREELINLVDPTMDRSLKVSGEGEAPGVVLVVGVNGTGKTTTVGKLARILVADDRTALLAAADTFRAAATEQLATWGERVGVEVVRGPEAGDPASVAFDAVKQGVDRGVDTVVVDTAGRLQNKQGLMDELGKVKRVIEKQAPVTEVLLVLDATTGQNGLIQAKVFSEVVDVTGIVLTKLDGSAKGGIVVAVQRQLGVPVKLVGLGEGPDDLAPFDAAAFVDALLG; via the coding sequence ATGCAGGAGTGGCTCTACCTCGTCATCGGGATCGCCGTCGTCGGCGTCCTCGCGATCGCCGGCTTCGTCGGGACCCGGGTCCGCCGTACGCCGAAGGCGCCGGAGGCGAGGACCGATGTCATCGCACCGCCGGCCACGCCGAGCGGGACCGAGGCTCCGCCTGCCGACGCTGCGGTCGAGGCACCGCAGGTCGAGGCACCCGAGGAGCCGGCCGCTCCTGCCCTCGAGACCCCGGAGAAGCCGGCCTCGCGCCTGGTCCGGCTGCGCCAGCGGCTGGCCGGGTCCAACGCCCTGGGCCGGGGGCTGCTCGGCCTGCTCAGCCGCGAGAAGCTGGACGAGGACACCTGGGAGGCGATCGAGGACCTGCTCCTCGCCGCCGACATCGGCGTCGCGCCCACCCAGGAGCTCGTCGAGAGACTCCGCACCCGGCTGCGCGTCGAGGGCGGCCAGGCACCCGACGCCCGCACCGTGCTCCGCGAGGAGCTGATCAACCTCGTCGACCCGACCATGGACCGCTCGCTCAAGGTGAGCGGCGAGGGCGAGGCCCCCGGCGTGGTGCTGGTGGTCGGCGTCAACGGCACCGGCAAGACCACCACGGTCGGCAAGCTGGCCCGGATCCTGGTCGCCGACGACCGTACCGCCCTGCTCGCGGCCGCCGACACGTTCCGCGCCGCCGCGACCGAGCAGCTCGCCACGTGGGGCGAGCGGGTCGGCGTCGAGGTGGTCCGCGGCCCCGAGGCCGGCGACCCGGCGAGCGTCGCGTTCGACGCCGTCAAGCAGGGCGTGGACCGCGGCGTGGACACCGTCGTGGTCGACACCGCGGGCCGGCTGCAGAACAAGCAGGGCCTGATGGACGAGCTCGGCAAGGTCAAGCGGGTGATCGAGAAGCAGGCGCCGGTCACCGAGGTCCTGCTCGTCCTCGACGCCACCACCGGCCAGAACGGGCTGATCCAGGCGAAGGTGTTCTCCGAGGTCGTCGACGTGACCGGCATCGTGCTCACCAAGCTCGACGGCTCCGCGAAGGGCGGCATCGTCGTCGCGGTGCAGCGCCAGCTCGGCGTACCGGTCAAGCTGGTCGGCCTGGGCGAGGGCCCCGACGACCTCGCGCCGTTCGACGCGGCCGCGTTCGTCGACGCGCTGCTCGGCTGA
- a CDS encoding calcium-binding protein produces MNRRSRATTGAAVIVAGTALWASLGVPLAAQAAPTPECGGQTATIVGKDGDDVLVGTAGDDVVFLDKGSDRFDGLGGNDIICGGPGNDVITGGDGNDVINGGEGNDWVDAGAGDDKVSVLADSDGVLGGDGADTITVRVPVADVHAGAGNDIVYATWLTTPLRMNAGDDTIVFHNTSGELRGGRGEDVFVDAASDPGFVDQPNLNETTTSLMRGGSGDDTFTLVSQAAPVRLDAELGVATWQDNAARLKGIQAYVGGIGNDILLGSHRDETLRGKSGDDVVRGRAGNDRLRGGPGVDVVYGGAGRDDCTGEARHSC; encoded by the coding sequence ATGAACCGTCGATCTCGGGCCACGACGGGCGCGGCCGTCATCGTCGCCGGCACGGCCCTGTGGGCATCCCTCGGCGTCCCGCTCGCCGCGCAGGCGGCACCCACGCCGGAGTGTGGTGGGCAGACCGCGACCATCGTCGGCAAGGACGGTGACGATGTCCTGGTCGGCACTGCGGGCGACGACGTCGTCTTCCTCGACAAGGGCAGCGACCGCTTCGACGGCCTCGGCGGCAACGACATCATCTGCGGTGGCCCGGGCAACGACGTGATCACCGGTGGGGACGGCAACGATGTCATCAACGGCGGCGAGGGCAACGACTGGGTCGACGCGGGCGCGGGCGACGACAAGGTCAGCGTGCTCGCCGACAGTGACGGCGTGCTCGGCGGCGACGGCGCCGACACGATCACGGTGCGGGTCCCGGTGGCCGACGTCCACGCGGGGGCCGGGAACGACATCGTCTACGCCACCTGGCTGACCACGCCGCTGCGGATGAACGCCGGTGACGACACGATCGTCTTCCACAACACCTCCGGTGAGCTGCGCGGCGGCCGGGGCGAGGACGTCTTCGTCGACGCTGCCTCGGACCCGGGCTTCGTGGACCAGCCGAACCTCAACGAGACGACGACCTCGCTGATGCGGGGCGGGTCGGGTGACGACACCTTCACGCTCGTCTCGCAGGCGGCACCCGTGCGGCTCGACGCGGAGCTGGGCGTCGCGACCTGGCAGGACAACGCCGCCCGTCTCAAGGGGATCCAGGCCTACGTCGGCGGCATCGGCAACGACATCCTCCTCGGCAGCCACCGGGACGAGACCCTCCGCGGCAAGTCCGGCGACGACGTGGTCCGCGGCCGCGCGGGCAACGACCGCCTCCGCGGCGGCCCGGGCGTCGACGTCGTCTACGGCGGCGCCGGGCGCGACGACTGCACCGGTGAGGCCCGCCACTCCTGCTGA
- a CDS encoding ammonium transporter, with protein MPDLLLATATAAAPASAAGDTAWLLAAAALVLLMAPGLAFFYGGMVRSKSVLNMMMMVFGALAVVMVVWVVVGYSLAFGDDLGGGLVGDPTQYFGFKGMLEADPDASYPITLFAAFQGLFAVITVGLIAGAIADRTRFGTWLLFAALWTVLVYAPVAHWIFDFSSGDHVGGWMANQLGALDFAGGTAVEINSGAAGLAAALVLGRRVGFGRDPMKPHNLTLVMVGAGLLWFGWFGFNAGSALAANNTAAIVFVNTLLAGCTGLLAWLGVERFRDGHATSFGAASGVVAGLVAITPSCGSVTPIGAMLVGLAAGSICALAVGLKYTFRYDDSLDVVGVHLVGGLVGTIIIGLLASSSVSGVDGLFYGGGAHQLGKQLVAAGVTLVFSFTMTALLVWVLEKTVGFRVDPEHEVAGVDLVIHAETAYDLHTATGGARPHFGHGQG; from the coding sequence ATGCCCGATCTGCTCCTCGCCACCGCAACCGCTGCCGCGCCCGCCTCGGCGGCCGGTGACACCGCCTGGCTCCTCGCCGCGGCCGCCCTGGTCCTGCTGATGGCGCCGGGCCTGGCGTTCTTCTACGGCGGCATGGTGCGCTCCAAGAGCGTGCTCAACATGATGATGATGGTCTTCGGGGCCCTCGCCGTCGTCATGGTGGTCTGGGTCGTGGTCGGCTACTCGCTGGCCTTCGGCGACGACCTCGGCGGTGGCCTGGTCGGCGACCCGACCCAGTACTTCGGCTTCAAGGGGATGCTCGAGGCCGACCCCGACGCGTCGTACCCGATCACGCTGTTCGCCGCCTTCCAGGGCCTGTTCGCGGTGATCACCGTCGGCCTGATCGCCGGCGCGATCGCCGACCGCACCCGGTTCGGGACCTGGCTGCTGTTCGCGGCGCTGTGGACCGTGCTGGTCTACGCCCCGGTCGCGCACTGGATCTTCGACTTCAGCTCCGGTGACCACGTCGGCGGCTGGATGGCCAATCAGCTGGGTGCCCTCGACTTCGCCGGCGGTACGGCGGTCGAGATCAACTCCGGCGCCGCAGGCCTGGCCGCGGCGCTCGTGCTCGGTCGCCGGGTCGGCTTCGGGCGCGACCCGATGAAGCCGCACAACCTGACCCTGGTCATGGTCGGCGCGGGGCTGCTGTGGTTCGGCTGGTTCGGGTTCAACGCCGGGTCCGCGCTGGCGGCGAACAACACCGCGGCGATCGTCTTCGTCAACACGCTCCTCGCCGGCTGCACGGGGCTGCTCGCCTGGCTCGGCGTGGAGCGCTTCCGCGACGGCCACGCGACGTCCTTCGGCGCGGCCTCGGGCGTGGTCGCCGGCCTGGTCGCGATCACGCCGTCCTGCGGGTCGGTCACGCCGATCGGCGCGATGCTCGTCGGGCTCGCCGCCGGCTCGATCTGCGCGCTGGCCGTCGGCCTCAAGTACACCTTCAGGTACGACGACTCGCTCGACGTCGTCGGCGTCCACCTCGTCGGCGGGCTGGTCGGCACCATCATCATCGGACTGCTGGCGTCCTCCTCGGTGAGCGGCGTCGACGGCCTGTTCTACGGCGGGGGTGCCCACCAGCTCGGCAAGCAGCTGGTGGCGGCGGGCGTGACGCTCGTGTTCTCCTTCACCATGACCGCGCTGCTGGTGTGGGTGCTGGAGAAGACCGTCGGGTTCCGCGTCGACCCGGAGCACGAGGTCGCCGGCGTCGACCTCGTCATCCACGCCGAGACCGCCTACGACCTGCACACCGCCACCGGAGGCGCCCGCCCGCACTTCGGTCACGGCCAGGGATGA
- a CDS encoding P-II family nitrogen regulator, whose translation MKLVTAVIKPHKWEDVREALEAFGVTGMTVSEASGYGRQKGHTEVYRGAEYDIALVPKIRIEIVVDDADAADIVGIITKTAHTGRIGDGKVWVSPVESVVRVRTGDTDTAAL comes from the coding sequence ATGAAGCTGGTCACCGCGGTCATCAAGCCGCACAAGTGGGAGGACGTCCGGGAGGCGCTCGAGGCCTTCGGCGTCACCGGGATGACGGTCAGCGAGGCCAGCGGCTACGGCCGGCAGAAGGGCCACACCGAGGTCTACCGGGGCGCGGAGTACGACATCGCGCTGGTCCCCAAGATCCGCATCGAGATCGTCGTCGACGACGCCGACGCGGCCGACATCGTCGGGATCATCACCAAGACCGCCCACACCGGCCGGATCGGTGACGGCAAGGTCTGGGTCAGCCCGGTCGAGTCCGTGGTGCGGGTCCGCACGGGAGACACCGACACCGCGGCGCTCTGA
- a CDS encoding ammonium transporter has product MENGYYTWMLVSASLVLLMTAPGLALFYGGMSRTKSVLNMMMMSFSALGVVGIVYALWGWSMSYSTTFATSGGATGKEIGKLFSNPFTQFGLESTDPANYVFVAFQLTFAVITAALISGAVADRMKFSAWLVFLPIWVTLSYFPLAHMVWGGGFLSGVENGLADLLFPGDGGAEVAPIDYAGGTVVHINAGVAGLVLALLLGRRLGFGKEPMKPHNLTLTMIGAGLLWFGWFGFNVGSIVNLDDYTTETGLVWLNTTLATCAAMMGWLLVEKLRDGHATSLGAASGVVAGLVAITPACGNLVPWSSIVLGLVAGGVCALAVGLKYRFGYDDSLDVVGVHLVGGLIGTIGVGFLASHDGGLLTGGGAKQLVVQVLVAAFAMVWSAIATLVVGLGIKAVMGLRLPEEDEVDGIDFAEHGEAAYDLTTGGGAARRTSLLSTTSSTPSEVSA; this is encoded by the coding sequence ATGGAAAACGGCTACTACACCTGGATGTTGGTGTCGGCCTCGCTCGTCCTCTTGATGACCGCCCCTGGCCTGGCGCTCTTCTACGGCGGCATGAGCCGGACCAAGTCAGTGCTCAACATGATGATGATGTCCTTCAGCGCCCTCGGCGTGGTGGGCATCGTGTACGCCCTGTGGGGCTGGTCGATGTCGTACAGCACGACGTTCGCCACCTCCGGCGGTGCGACGGGCAAGGAGATCGGCAAGCTCTTCTCCAACCCGTTCACGCAGTTCGGGCTCGAGAGCACGGATCCCGCGAACTATGTCTTCGTCGCCTTCCAGCTGACCTTCGCGGTGATCACCGCGGCGCTGATCAGCGGTGCGGTGGCCGACCGGATGAAGTTCTCCGCGTGGCTGGTGTTCCTGCCGATCTGGGTGACCCTGTCCTACTTCCCGCTCGCGCACATGGTGTGGGGCGGCGGCTTCCTCAGCGGCGTGGAGAACGGCCTGGCCGACCTGCTCTTCCCGGGTGACGGCGGCGCCGAGGTGGCGCCGATCGACTACGCCGGCGGCACGGTGGTGCACATCAACGCCGGTGTCGCGGGCCTGGTCCTCGCGCTCCTCCTCGGCCGGCGGCTCGGGTTCGGCAAGGAGCCGATGAAGCCGCACAACCTGACCCTGACCATGATCGGCGCCGGCCTGCTCTGGTTCGGCTGGTTCGGCTTCAACGTCGGCTCGATCGTGAACCTCGACGACTACACGACCGAGACCGGCCTGGTCTGGCTCAACACGACGCTGGCGACCTGCGCCGCGATGATGGGCTGGCTGCTCGTGGAGAAGCTCCGCGATGGCCACGCGACCTCCCTCGGTGCCGCCTCCGGCGTCGTCGCCGGCCTGGTCGCGATCACCCCGGCGTGCGGCAACCTGGTGCCCTGGAGCTCGATCGTGCTCGGCCTGGTCGCCGGTGGCGTCTGCGCCCTGGCGGTCGGCCTGAAGTACCGGTTCGGGTACGACGACTCGCTCGACGTCGTCGGCGTCCACCTGGTCGGTGGCCTGATCGGCACCATCGGTGTCGGCTTCCTCGCCTCCCACGACGGCGGCCTGCTCACCGGCGGCGGCGCGAAGCAGCTCGTCGTGCAGGTCCTGGTCGCGGCGTTCGCGATGGTCTGGTCGGCGATCGCGACCCTGGTGGTGGGTCTCGGCATCAAGGCCGTGATGGGCCTGCGGCTCCCGGAGGAGGACGAGGTGGACGGGATCGACTTCGCCGAGCACGGCGAGGCGGCCTACGATCTCACCACCGGCGGCGGTGCCGCTCGTCGTACCTCGCTCCTGAGCACCACGTCGTCCACCCCTTCGGAGGTAAGCGCATGA
- a CDS encoding calcium-binding protein, whose protein sequence is MHTNLRRTAGALALVTGGTLWATTVVSGTAYAVDPPLCNGKAATIVGTDADDTLTGTAGDDVVYLGKGNDKFDGLEGNDTICGGEGNDTIDGGAGDDWIDAGLGDDKVNVLSGNDFVYGNDGDDTLVVSVPVSDINGGAGDDIAYVTYLTSTLKMNAGDDTVVFDRTSGELRGGKGEDAFLVATPKPAEGTPTPGLNTAATSLLKGGSGVDTFTLAPLTVPVRVDVAAGGATWEGGNSVKLKGFQAYTGGAGNDTLLGSDRPETIRGKGGDDLVRGRGGNDTLRGGPGTDVVYGGVGRDNCTGEVQHGC, encoded by the coding sequence ATGCACACCAATCTTCGGCGTACGGCCGGTGCCCTCGCCCTCGTGACGGGCGGCACCCTGTGGGCCACCACCGTCGTCTCCGGGACGGCGTACGCCGTCGACCCGCCGCTGTGCAACGGCAAGGCCGCGACCATCGTCGGCACCGACGCCGACGACACCCTCACCGGCACCGCGGGCGACGACGTCGTCTACCTCGGCAAGGGCAACGACAAGTTCGACGGCCTCGAGGGCAACGACACCATCTGTGGTGGCGAGGGCAACGACACCATCGACGGCGGCGCCGGCGACGACTGGATCGACGCTGGCCTGGGCGACGACAAGGTCAACGTCCTGTCCGGCAACGACTTCGTGTACGGCAACGACGGCGACGACACCCTCGTCGTGAGCGTGCCCGTCTCCGACATCAACGGCGGCGCGGGCGACGACATCGCCTACGTCACCTACCTGACGAGCACCCTGAAGATGAACGCCGGCGACGACACCGTCGTCTTCGACCGCACCTCGGGCGAGCTGCGCGGCGGCAAGGGCGAGGACGCCTTCCTCGTCGCCACTCCGAAGCCCGCCGAGGGCACGCCCACCCCGGGCCTGAACACCGCCGCCACCTCGCTGCTCAAGGGCGGCTCCGGGGTCGACACCTTCACCCTCGCCCCGCTGACCGTCCCGGTCCGGGTCGACGTGGCGGCCGGCGGCGCCACCTGGGAGGGCGGCAACTCCGTCAAGCTGAAGGGCTTCCAGGCCTACACGGGCGGTGCCGGCAACGACACCCTGCTCGGCAGCGACCGTCCCGAGACCATCCGCGGCAAGGGCGGCGACGACCTGGTCCGTGGCCGTGGCGGCAACGACACCCTGCGCGGCGGTCCCGGCACCGACGTCGTCTACGGCGGCGTCGGGCGCGACAACTGCACCGGCGAGGTCCAGCACGGCTGCTGA
- a CDS encoding acyl-CoA thioesterase gives MSGPDRTRPDRASYRAWRTATTRWSDDDVYGHLNNARYFDLIDTAVNAHLHEATGTDIRKLSAIGVVAEVSCRYFAEMGYPRPIELGLAVERLGTSSVIYRVGLFQGDPEGEGALACAEGRFVHVYVDNTDPARPATPIPDLVRAAVAPLVV, from the coding sequence ATGAGCGGTCCCGACCGCACCCGGCCCGACCGGGCGTCGTACCGCGCCTGGCGCACGGCGACCACCCGCTGGTCCGACGACGACGTCTACGGGCACCTCAACAACGCCCGCTACTTCGACCTCATCGACACCGCCGTCAACGCCCACCTGCACGAGGCGACCGGCACCGACATCCGCAAGCTGTCCGCGATCGGAGTTGTGGCCGAGGTGTCGTGCCGCTACTTCGCCGAGATGGGCTACCCGCGCCCGATCGAGCTCGGGTTGGCGGTCGAGCGCCTGGGCACCTCGTCGGTGATCTACCGCGTCGGGCTGTTCCAGGGCGACCCCGAGGGCGAGGGTGCGCTGGCGTGCGCGGAGGGCCGGTTCGTCCACGTGTACGTCGACAACACCGACCCCGCGCGGCCCGCCACACCGATCCCCGACCTGGTCCGCGCGGCCGTCGCACCGCTCGTCGTGTGA
- the smc gene encoding chromosome segregation protein SMC, which translates to MYLKSLTLKGFKSFASATTLQLEPGITCIVGPNGSGKSNVVDALAWVMGEASAKSLRGGKMDDVIFAGTSGRPPLGRAEVVLTIDNSDGALPIDYSEVTISRTMFRTGGSEYAINGTTCRLLDVQELLSDSGIGREMHVIVGQGQLDQILHATPEDRRGFIEEAAGVLKHRKRKEKALRKLDSTEGNLNRLNDLLSEIRRQLKPLGRQAEVARRAATVQADVRDARARLLADDLVTARTSLEQELADESVLLARREEVEAGIATAREQEATLEAALREDLPALSAAQETLSSLTALRERFRGTQSLAAERVRNAAGVAETEVEQGRDPDEIEAEAARLAAQEAEIAAQVTEQQAALEQAVATRRGAEEAAANEERRVAGLLRAAADRREGLARLHGQVNTLRSRAHAAEEEIGRLEAARADALTRAERSQRDFTALETKVAGLDAGEEGLDAEHEAAVASLDDLEERLVKVREEAQQADREKAGLSARKEALEIGLARKDGAGALLAASDTISGLLGSVAALVTVRGGYEGAVAAALGAAADAVAVSDADTALAAIDHLKNDDLGRAGLLLAGGEAETTSGWPALPPGTSYAVDVVECPAQVRPALNRLLRKVAVVDDLGAARLLVDGLADVVAVTRDGDLLGAHFASGGSHATQSLIEIQAAVDEATESLTEAVAAAERLGFDLARLENERLEARQRVDVALARLHESDATLAAVAEELGQHGSLARAARAEAERMTEAIAQAETSREQALVGLAELEQRLAAAEQDTDEEPDTTEQERLVEATRAARQSEMEARLSLRTSEERARALHGRVDQMRKAAETERQARARAAERRTRLLAEGRAGQAVASAVTFVLARLERSIEEATARRQSVEDSRRGREQELMGVRQALRDLGKEHQDLVSSVHRDEMARAQQRMRIEQIETKALEELGLEPDGLVADYGPDQPVPVLEPPAEGESGEADAEPRTVPYVREEQAKRLKTAQKALGMLGRVNPLALEEFSAMEERHQFLSEQLEDLRATRKDLLEIVKDVDAKVEQVFTEAYADVTKAFDQTFARLFPGGEGRLVLTDPNDMLATGVEVEARPPGKKVKRLSLLSGGERSLVAVAFLVALFKARPSPFYILDEVEAALDDTNLGRLLEIYEELRENSQLLVITHQKRTMEVGDALYGVTMRGDGVSAVISQRLRDESA; encoded by the coding sequence GTGTACCTGAAGAGCCTGACCCTCAAGGGGTTCAAGTCCTTCGCCTCCGCGACGACCCTGCAGCTCGAGCCCGGCATCACCTGCATCGTCGGCCCCAACGGGTCCGGCAAGTCCAATGTCGTCGACGCCCTCGCCTGGGTGATGGGCGAGGCCAGCGCCAAGAGCCTGCGCGGCGGCAAGATGGACGACGTCATCTTCGCCGGTACGTCGGGCCGCCCGCCCCTGGGCCGCGCCGAGGTCGTGCTGACCATCGACAACTCCGACGGCGCGCTGCCGATCGACTACTCCGAGGTCACCATCAGCCGGACCATGTTCCGCACCGGTGGCTCCGAGTACGCCATCAACGGCACCACCTGTCGCCTGCTCGACGTCCAGGAGCTGCTCAGCGACTCAGGCATCGGCCGCGAGATGCACGTCATCGTCGGCCAGGGCCAGCTCGACCAGATCCTGCACGCCACCCCCGAGGACCGGCGTGGGTTCATCGAGGAGGCCGCCGGCGTCCTCAAGCACCGCAAGCGCAAGGAGAAGGCGCTGCGGAAGCTCGACTCCACCGAGGGCAACCTCAACCGGCTCAACGACCTGCTCAGCGAGATCCGGCGCCAGCTCAAGCCGCTGGGCCGGCAGGCCGAGGTCGCCCGGCGGGCGGCGACGGTGCAGGCCGACGTCCGCGACGCCCGGGCGCGGCTGCTCGCCGACGACCTGGTGACCGCCCGGACGTCCCTGGAGCAGGAGCTCGCCGACGAGAGCGTGCTGCTCGCCCGCCGCGAGGAGGTCGAGGCCGGGATCGCTACCGCGCGGGAGCAGGAGGCGACCCTCGAGGCCGCGCTGCGCGAGGACCTGCCCGCGTTGTCGGCCGCGCAGGAGACGCTGTCGTCGCTGACCGCGCTGCGCGAGCGGTTCCGCGGCACCCAGAGCCTGGCCGCCGAGCGGGTCCGCAACGCCGCAGGCGTCGCCGAGACCGAGGTCGAGCAGGGCCGGGACCCCGACGAGATCGAGGCCGAGGCCGCCCGGCTCGCCGCCCAGGAGGCGGAGATCGCCGCCCAGGTCACCGAGCAGCAGGCCGCGCTCGAGCAGGCCGTCGCCACCCGGCGGGGTGCCGAGGAGGCCGCGGCCAACGAGGAGCGCCGGGTCGCCGGTCTGCTCCGGGCCGCCGCCGACCGCCGCGAGGGCCTGGCCCGGCTGCACGGCCAGGTCAACACGCTGCGCTCGCGAGCCCACGCGGCCGAGGAGGAGATCGGCCGCCTCGAGGCCGCCCGCGCCGACGCGCTGACCCGCGCGGAGCGCTCCCAGCGCGACTTCACCGCGCTCGAGACCAAGGTCGCCGGCCTCGACGCCGGCGAGGAGGGCCTCGACGCCGAGCACGAGGCCGCCGTCGCCTCGCTCGACGACCTCGAGGAGCGGCTGGTCAAGGTCCGCGAGGAGGCCCAGCAGGCCGACCGCGAGAAGGCCGGGCTCAGCGCTCGCAAGGAGGCCCTCGAGATCGGGCTGGCCCGCAAGGACGGCGCCGGCGCGCTGCTCGCCGCCTCCGACACGATCTCGGGCCTGCTCGGCTCGGTCGCCGCGCTGGTCACGGTGCGCGGCGGCTACGAGGGCGCGGTCGCCGCCGCCCTGGGGGCCGCGGCCGACGCCGTCGCGGTCAGCGACGCCGACACGGCGCTCGCCGCGATCGACCACCTCAAGAACGACGACCTCGGCCGCGCCGGGCTGCTGCTCGCCGGGGGAGAGGCCGAGACCACGAGCGGGTGGCCGGCGCTCCCGCCCGGGACGTCGTACGCCGTCGACGTGGTGGAGTGCCCCGCCCAGGTCCGGCCCGCGCTCAACCGGCTGCTGCGCAAGGTCGCGGTCGTCGACGACCTGGGTGCCGCCCGCCTGCTGGTCGACGGCCTGGCCGACGTCGTCGCGGTCACCCGCGACGGCGACCTGCTCGGCGCCCACTTCGCCTCCGGCGGCTCCCATGCCACGCAGAGCCTGATCGAGATCCAGGCCGCGGTCGACGAGGCCACCGAGTCGCTCACCGAGGCCGTTGCCGCCGCGGAGCGGCTCGGCTTCGACCTCGCCCGCCTGGAGAACGAGCGGCTCGAGGCCCGCCAGCGCGTCGACGTCGCCCTGGCCCGCCTCCACGAGTCCGACGCGACCCTGGCCGCCGTGGCCGAGGAGCTCGGCCAGCACGGCTCGCTGGCCCGCGCGGCCCGCGCCGAGGCCGAGCGGATGACCGAGGCCATCGCCCAGGCCGAGACGTCCCGCGAGCAGGCCCTAGTCGGCCTCGCCGAGCTCGAGCAGCGCCTGGCCGCGGCCGAGCAGGACACCGACGAGGAGCCCGACACCACCGAGCAGGAGCGCCTCGTCGAGGCCACCCGCGCCGCCCGGCAGAGCGAGATGGAGGCCCGCTTGTCCCTGCGCACCTCCGAGGAGCGGGCACGCGCGCTGCACGGCCGGGTCGACCAGATGCGCAAGGCCGCCGAGACCGAGCGCCAGGCGCGCGCCCGCGCGGCGGAGCGTCGCACCCGACTCCTCGCCGAGGGCCGCGCCGGCCAGGCCGTCGCCAGCGCGGTGACCTTCGTGCTCGCCCGCCTCGAGCGCTCGATCGAGGAGGCCACCGCCCGGCGCCAGTCCGTCGAGGACTCCCGCCGGGGCCGCGAGCAGGAGCTGATGGGCGTGCGGCAGGCACTGCGCGACCTCGGCAAGGAGCACCAGGACCTGGTCAGCTCCGTGCACCGCGACGAGATGGCCCGTGCCCAGCAGCGGATGCGGATCGAGCAGATCGAGACCAAGGCGCTCGAGGAGCTCGGCCTCGAGCCCGACGGCCTGGTCGCCGACTACGGCCCCGACCAGCCGGTTCCCGTCCTCGAGCCGCCGGCCGAGGGGGAGTCCGGTGAGGCCGACGCCGAGCCCCGCACCGTGCCCTACGTCCGCGAGGAGCAGGCGAAGCGTCTCAAGACCGCCCAGAAGGCGCTCGGCATGCTCGGCCGGGTCAACCCCCTCGCGCTCGAGGAGTTCAGCGCGATGGAGGAGCGCCACCAGTTCCTCTCCGAGCAGCTCGAGGACCTGCGCGCGACCCGCAAGGACCTGCTCGAGATCGTCAAGGACGTCGACGCCAAGGTCGAGCAGGTCTTCACCGAGGCCTATGCCGACGTCACCAAGGCCTTCGACCAGACCTTCGCCCGGCTGTTCCCCGGCGGCGAGGGCCGCCTGGTCCTCACCGACCCCAACGACATGCTCGCCACCGGTGTCGAGGTCGAGGCCCGGCCCCCGGGCAAGAAGGTCAAGCGCCTCTCGCTGCTCTCCGGCGGCGAGCGCTCGCTGGTCGCCGTCGCCTTCCTGGTCGCGCTGTTCAAGGCCCGGCCCTCGCCGTTCTACATCCTCGACGAGGTCGAGGCGGCGCTCGACGACACCAATCTCGGCCGGCTGCTGGAGATCTACGAGGAGCTGCGCGAGAACTCCCAGCTGCTCGTGATCACCCACCAGAAGCGGACCATGGAGGTCGGCGACGCCCTCTACGGTGTCACCATGCGCGGGGACGGTGTGTCGGCGGTGATCAGCCAGCGGCTGCGGGACGAGTCGGCATGA